The following DNA comes from Mycolicibacterium aromaticivorans JS19b1 = JCM 16368.
GGCACCGGCGTCAGCATTCACGCCGTCTGCCCGGGATTCGTGCACACCGAATTCCATGAGCGGGCGGGCATCGACATGAAGTCGATCCCGAACATCTTGTGGCTCAATGTCGATGACGTTGTCGCCGTAAGCCTGGCCGATGTGGCCAAGGGCAAGGTCATCAGCATTCCCGGTCTGCAGTACAAAGTACTGACCTCGGTGGGCCGACTCGTCCCGCGTGGGCTGGTCCGCGCGGTCAACAACACGATGGGAAGAGGCCGTGGGCGCACCTGAACTCAACGCCACCGAACGCGCCGAACTCGCCGAGCTGGTCCGCCAGCTGTCTGTGGTGTTCGGCAGGGTGACCCTGTCGTCGGGCAAGGAGGCCGACTACTACGTCGACTTGCGCCGCGCCACGTTGCACCATCGGGCCGCTCCGCTGATCGGTCGGCTGATGCGCGAACTGACTGCGGACTGGGACTACGCCGCCGTCGGCGGGCTGACCATGGGTGCTGACCCGGTGGCCAGCGCGGTCATGCACGCGCCGGGCCGCCCCATCGACGCCTTCGTGGTGCGCAAAGCAGTGAAAAGCCATGGGATGCAACGTCTGATCGAAGGCGCTGAAGTATCCGGCAAGCGGGTCCTGGTGGTCGAGGACACCAGCACCACTGGTGGCTCCGCGCTGACGGCCGTGCAGAGTGTGCGCGAGGCGGGTGGGACCGTCGTGGGGGTTGCGACGGTGGTGGACCGGGCAACCGGGGCGGCCGAGGCGATCGAGGCCGAAGGGGTGCCCTACCGGAGCCTGCTGGGTCTGGCCGACCTGGGCCTGCCGACCACCTGATACCTCCGGTGAAAAACGACGAGGAGCTCATCGAGGCTTCGGAATGGCCGTGGGACGACGTCGTCGACGTGATCTGCGCCGGCGCTGGGCCCGGCGCGCTCGCCCACGCGATCTGCTGCGCCGACCATGATTTGGACGTGGAAATCGCTGACGCGGAGATCTCTTGGCAGACAATGGATTCCGATATCGCGGCATACTTGGAATCGATGACCGAAGATCTCGGGCTGGAAGGTACGCCGGTCCGGGATCTGGAGCTCACGGCCGTTCGGGCCCAGCCGGTGCCGGTCAAGGCTGATCGGCGCGCCACGATCGAACCATTCTTCGGCTCCCGGTTGCGCGATTGGTCGGTGCGCTGCATCGCCTCGCCGTTCGGCGTGATCTACAGCCAGGTTCCCGACATCATGACGCCGATGCGCTCCGAATCCGAGACCGTCCGGGTCGCGGTGTTGGGCGATCAGCGGTCCGACGCGGACCGTCCCGGCTTGGCGTTGGCCCAGTGGCTGCGTCAGCAGGCCGACGCACGAGACATTTACGGTGCGCGCGGTACGGTGTTGCAGCGGTTGATCTTCGAGCACGGGCGCATAGCCGGCGCGGAATTGGCAACGCCGGAACGGACGCGACTGGTGCGTGCTACCGAAGGCGTGGCGCTGTCGATCGGACCGTTGCCCGCCGAGGCTGACTGGCCTGTCCAAACCGGGTTACCCGGCGGTGCGCAGGTCGCGCTGGTGAGTCGAACAGCCAGTAGATTCGGCCGCGTGGAACTGCTGTACAGCCTCTGAATCAGTTCCGGCTGGGCACGGAAAAGTCTACCGGGATAACTCGTTTGGCGAACAGCTCGGCCATGGCATCGCTGGGGATGGGCCGTGACAGCAGGAATCCCTGAGCGCGGTGGCAGCCGTGCTGGAGGAGGGTCATCGCCGCGGTCGGCGACTCCACACCCTCGGCGACCAGTTCGAGATTGAATGCCTCGGCCAGAGCGATGATCGCCCGGACGATCGCCAGATCTTCCGGGTTGGTGCCCAGATCGAGGACGAAGCCCTTGTCGATCTTGAGGGTGTCCACTGGAAGCGATTTCAGATGGGTGAGCACGCTGTAGCCGGTGCCGAAGTCGTCGATGGCGATGCGCACACCGACATCTTTGAGCCCGGCCAGTGTGATGCGGGTGGTCTCGATGTCCTGCACCACAACACTTTCGGTGATCTCCAGGCACACCGATTTGCCGTCGAGGCCGAACTCGGCGATCGTGTCGGCGACCGATTGGACGAACCCGTCCGCGACCAGCTGCACGGGGGAGACGTTGATCCGGATGACCGCATCCTCGGCGATGCCGCTGGCCTGCCAGCGACTGAACTCCTCGCATGCGGTGCGCATCACCCAGCGGCCCAATTCGCCTGCCAAATTGATGGATTCGGCGACGTGGATGAACGAGTCCGGCAGCAGCAGACCGCGGGTCGGGTGCTGCCAGCGAACCAGCGCCTCGGTTGCCGAGGATCTCCCCGGTGCGCATGTCGACTTCGGGCAGGTAGTGCAGGATCAGCGACCCGGTGTCGATCACGTTCTGTAGGTGCAACTCGATGTCGTTGCGGAACTCACTTCTCAGCGACATCTCGTCGGTGAAGACCGCGATCTTGTTTCCGCCTGCGTTCTTGGCGTTGAGCACTGCCTGGTCGGCGCGGCGCAGCAGGTCCGACGTGGTATCCCGACCAGGAACGCCCAATGCGACACCGGCACTGACGGTGCGGGTGAGCGTCTCACCGCCGATCGTCACCCGGTCGCGCAATGCATCCTGTAGCCGGTGGGCCAAGGCCTCGGCGGCTTCGGCGTCAACCGAACCGGCCGGAACGATCACGAACTCGTCACCACCGAGGCGGGCGATCACGTCGCCGTCGCCGGTCTCCTCGCGCAACCGGTCGGCGAATGCCTGGATGAACCAGTCGCCCGCGTGGTGACCGAGGTAATCGTTGATCGCCTTGAGGCGGTCGAGGTCGAGGAACAACACCGAGACCGGGCCTTCCTGACCGACGCGCAGCCGTTCATCGAGATGGGCGAGCAGTGCGCGGCGGTTGTGCAGTCCGGTCAAGTCATCGTGCTCAGCCAGGTAGCGCAGCTGGTCTTCGGCGACCACCCGCGCCTGCACCTGGGCGAACAAGGAGGCGATCGCCTTGAGTGCGTTCAGCTCCTCAGGCGTCCAGTCCTTAATGCCGAACTTGATGAAACCGATGCATCCGGTTGTGGTGTCGCCGGACAGCAGCGGAACCGATGCCATCGAGGTCAACGCCATGCCCGTGCCCTCCTCAACGAGGCGCTGGTACTCGTCCTCGGGAATCGGATCGGGGCGGAAGAAGACGGGTTCCTTTGCGTGCTCGGCGGCGGCGAAGACTGGGTCCGCGTCAGTGAAGTAGATCAGTTCGAGGGGGTCTGGGTCGCGCTGGTGTGGTGGCCACTCTGCGATCAATCGGGTCGCCCGGATGCTGTGCTCGTTGTAGCGGAGAAAGCACACATCCACGCCGAAGGAAGCCGACAGCTGGCCGAGAACTTGCTGGCTAACACCCGGGGATGTCGCGGCATCGACAGCCATCAACTGCGTCGCGACATGCGTGACGAGATTCTCCAGGCTGTCAGCAGGCCCGGTCTCGGAAGGTGTGGTCATCCTGCCATCTCGTGATTAGTGGAGCTTAGGAGATGGTATCGGTTTGTGGATTTTGTGCTAGCTTCCGCTCCCGGCCAGCAAGCCAAAGCCGCTGAACTCGTCGGAGATGTCGGCCAGCATGCGCATCTCCTTGACGATTTTGGCCAACTGCCCCGGCTCGGCGTGATTGGCGAACGTGCGCCTATCCCACCACATCATCTTCGTGCGGTAGCGATCGCTGGGGTAAGCCGCCGCGGGGATCTTGGAGGCCACTACACCACCGGAGGTGCTCCACCGGTCCAGGACGTGCGC
Coding sequences within:
- the pyrE gene encoding orotate phosphoribosyltransferase, yielding MGAPELNATERAELAELVRQLSVVFGRVTLSSGKEADYYVDLRRATLHHRAAPLIGRLMRELTADWDYAAVGGLTMGADPVASAVMHAPGRPIDAFVVRKAVKSHGMQRLIEGAEVSGKRVLVVEDTSTTGGSALTAVQSVREAGGTVVGVATVVDRATGAAEAIEAEGVPYRSLLGLADLGLPTT